The DNA region GACCACACGTACGTCGACGCTCCGGGCGTGCTCCCGTCGCGCGCGGAGCCGGGACTGCGTGGCCCGTTGCCCCAGACCGCGTGCAGATGGGCGAACTGTGCTAGCGCCCGCGCGGAGGCGCCCATCCCGTCGTTGCCGACGCCGACCTCGTTGATCTCGCCGTCGCCGCCGTAGACCTGCGGTACCGGGACCGATGAGTTGGGGGCGAGCACGTTCGCCCCCAACGCCGGATCCTCGGCGATCGCCTCGTTGGAATTGCGCCCGGAGGCGGCGGTCGATATCACTTGCACCTCGGTGATCCCCGCCGGGGCGAGCAGCGTCGAGTTCAGGTAGGTGAAGTAGTCCGTTCCTGACACCTTCTCGACCAACGTGGCCAGGAACAGGTAGCCGAAGTTCGAGTAGGCGTAGGTCGCGCCGGGCGTGTGCTGCAGCGGCTGGCCATACATGTACTTGCAGATGTCCATCCGCGTCGGCCGGGTGACGCCGATAGCCAGCGCGACTTGTCCCATCTTGTATGTGGGATCGAAGTACGGCGCGACGCCGTCGTCGTACCCCGACTTGTGGTCGAGCAGGTGCTGGACGGTGATCGAGTCGTGGTTGGTCGTGTGACCCGGGTTCGAGATCCCGATTTTCGCGAACGCGTAGTCGCCGGGCGCGAGCTTCTTGGCGTCGAACAACGACTGGATCGCCGCCTCGCAGAACATCTTGCTGCAGCTTGCGAGCAGGAAACGGTCGCTCGGCTGGGTGACCCGGTATCCCGGCTCTGCCCAGGTATAGCCACGGGCGAACTCCATCGTTCCGTTCTTTCCGAACGCCATCTGCGCGGCTCGGATCCCGTTCGCCTGCATGAACGTCTTGAACGCGGCGTCGATATTGGCCTGGGCCGGGACTGCGGTTCCGGCCGCCGTCCACTGCCGCGCCTCGGGCACGTCGTTCTTGGCAAACACCGCGGCGTACAGGGCGCTGTTGCCGCTGCCGCCGCCCTGCACGCAGATCGGATAGCGGCCCGCCTTCTTCTGGTTGTCGAACTCCGTCTGGTACTGAGCGGCCGTGAGCCCGTGGAACGCGAACCAGTCGTCGACAACGTCGTCGCGAAACACGGAGCAGTAGGTCTGGTCACCCGAGTGCGCGACGTACGCGGGCCGCCACGCGTTCAGGGTGTAGCCGGGGAGCTGTGTGTCGACGTTGAACGTCGTCTGGTAGGCGGCGGCCGGGTCGGACGGGTTGACCATCCACTTCACGAAGCCCGGGTTCGGCCACCAGACGCCGGCATACGTCCGGTTTCCGCCCTCACCGTAGATCGCAACGGAAAGCGGCATCTTACGGTTCGCGAGCGCGGTCGCGTTCGCGGTGTTGAAGTCGTTCTCCGAGAGGCCGTGCTGGGCGGACCAGCCGGCCGGAGCGCCCTCGGTCATGACCGCGGCGAAGATCGCGTCGGTCGGCGAGGAACCGGTCACCGACACGAGCGACAGGCCGTATCCCTTCGCGACCCAGGTGTTGACCCACGACTGGTATACGGCCGGGCTGATCCCGTGCACCGCGGCCCATTTCGGCATCGGTCGGTTGACCCACACCGCCGCGTATTGGGGATCTCCCGTGTCTCCATAGACACTCAGGGAGATCATCCCATAGCCCTTGCCAGACAGGTTCGTTACGTTCGACTGGTGCACAGACGCACTGACGCCGTGATAAGCCTGAACATCCATTTTCTCAGCTCCTGATTGTGAGTGTTCCCTACAGAAAGCGGTCGCAAGAACATATTATGCAAAGGCCTCCGCGATCAACCTTTCCTGTTCTTTGAATGCCTTCCCCCAGAAAATAAAGCGTTCCCCTTTCGGGGGAATGCCTTCCCCGAGCCTTCGGAAAGCGAGGCGATATAACTATTGGAAATTGCATCATTCGAGGTTTCTGCATTTCAAATTTGAAATGCAGAAACCTCGAATGATGCAATTTCCAATAGGTTTTTTTTCCCCATCCCTCCTTAGTTCCATTGACCTAATCCCATCCCGCCGTTATATTAACCATTCAACTTTTCATGAACTTACACGCCTGGTTTGAATGCTTTGCCGGATGTGGAGTCCGCTACCGGCTCGATCAAATTGTTTATCGCTGTGAGTCCTGTGGCGGCCTGCTCGAGGTGCGCCATGACGTCCAGGCTTTGAAGCAGAAGACGGGGAGTGAGTGGAAGCAGGTTTTCGATTCCCGCCTGGGCCGGATGAGCGGTGTCTGGTCGAAGAAGGAGATGGTTCTGCCCGAGCTTGAGGGCGGCAGCATCGTTTCGCTGGGGGAAGGGAACACCCCGCTCATCAAATCCGACCGCTTCGCCAAACAGCTCGGGATTGACGAGATTTACATCAAGCAGTGCGGTACTTCCCATACCGGTTCCTTTAAAGATCTCGGCATGACCGTCCTCGTGTCGATGGTCAATCAGATCCGCTCCCACGTCCGCGCGGTTGCCTGCGCGTCCACAGGCGATACCTCGGCTGCTCTTTCGGCGTATTGCGCGGCGGCGGGCCTTCCCTCGATTGTGTTTCTACCGAAGGACAAAGTTTCGATTGCACAGCTCATTCAGCCTGTCGCGAACAATGCGCTGACGATTTCCATCGACACGGATTTTGACGGCTGCATGAAGATCGTCCAGGAAATCACAAAGGATCGATCGATATACCTCGCGAACTCCATGAACTCGCTTCGAGTGGAAGGGCAGAAGACGATCAGTTTCGAAATCGTTCAGCAGCTGGGCTGGAACGTTCCGGATTTCGTTGTTGTTCCGGGCGGCAATCTTGGCAACGTCTCCGCCATCGGAAGCGGTTTTCTGTTGATGCGCGAGCTCGGGATGATCGATCGCCTTCCCCGTCTGGTTTGTGCCCAGGCCGAGAAGGCCAATCCGCTCTACCGGGCCTATCGTGAAGGTTTTGGGAACCTCCAGCCCGTGACGGCCGGAAGCACCCATGCGACGGCGATCCAGATCGGCAATCCGGTCAGCTTCGGTAAAGCCGTGCGAGCTTTGAAGGCCACGGACGGCATCGTGGAACAGGCGACCGAGGCCGAGCTGGTCAACGCCAGTGCCGAGGTCGATCGTTATGGATTTTTCAATGATCCGCAAACCGGAGTTGCTCTCGCTTCCACGATGAAGCTCGTTAAATCGCGGATGATTCCGGCCTCTTCGAGGGTGGTCGTCATCAGCACCGCGCATGGATTGAAATTCGCCGACTTTAAAACCAAATTCCATCAGGGCCTGCTCCCCGAGGTCAATCCTGCCCTGCAGAACCTGCCCGTCGATGTGCCTGCAGACGTGAATGCTGTGCGCGCCGCGATCGATGGAAGGATACCTGCTTGATACGGAAGTCTGTTTTACCGAACGCGCCGCAGTATCAGATGGTTGCGGCCGATTGCAAGGATTCGTGTGATTAAATTCAACACACTATTACGCGTGGTTTACACACTGGGACTATGCCTCATCTTGTCCCCGTTTGCCTCCGCGCAGTCCATCATCCCAGCGGGATCGGTGTTGAATTTCGCGAAAGCCACTGTCAGCCAGCAGTCTAAAGCGGGTTTTGCGGTCACCAATCCGACATCGAATTATGCCGATGTCACGTTTACTTTCTATGGATTGGATGGCAGTAAGGTCACGTCTGTCCCGTTGAACCCGGTCCGCTACCGGGTGGCACCCAAAGGTCAGGTTTCGTTGCTGGCGGCGGATATCTTTGGCGCTGCGGCGGCCGATGGCTGGGTTCAGGCCACCAGCCCGACGCCCGGACTTCTCGGTTCATATCTGACCGGCGACTTTGCAACAACTCTGCAAGGTTCGCCGTCCGAAGCGGCGCTGTCGACGCAGGTGATTCCTCTGATTCGAGAGGATTCCCTCTACGATACCCAGATCGTTATCGTCAATCCGAACTCGGGAAGCAGCGCTGCCAGCGTGACTGTCCAGCTGTATGGGGCGGCCGGGCAGGCGCCCATTGGGACCACGACTCTCACCATCGCGCCTCACGCGTTCCAGCGGATCGGGCCTTCTTCGATTTCTCCGAGTCTGCCGGCGGACTATATTTCGGCAAGAATCACATCCACGGTCAATGTTGCTGCAACGGCAATCGTCAATCGTTCCGACACTTTCATGGCCGTGGAAGGTCAGGCGGTGGATCAGCAGTCCGCCTCGCGCATTGCGCCACATTTTGTCAGTGGGAGCGGATTCACTCCGGTATTGGTTTTAGCGAATCCAACCAGTTCGCCGATTCCGGTTACCGTGACGTTGTTCGGCGCCAGCAGCCCAGCGGCCATATCATTCACCATTCCTCCATACGGAGTGGTTTCCAAAACCACAACCGACATTGTCGGACGGTTATTCTTCACTCCGGTCTCGATTGACGGCTGGTTGCGGATCGACTCGCCGAACACGGCGCTTGATGGAGTGGTTGTCCTGGATCGCGGGCAGAGCCTGACTGCGGAGACATTTCAGGCCGCTCCACAATCGTCGATGTTGTATTCCGAGCTTTTCGAAAACCAAGCAACGGCCACGGGCCTGGTGTTGATCAATCCCTCTGGCGTTGCCGCCACTGCGGATGTGTTCCTGGTCCAGGCAGACGGCAACCTGCTGGCTCACAACACGGTCACGATTCCTGCAAATTCGAAGATGGCCGAGGACCTCGGGGATGTGGTTCCCGCAACGCTGAACCCGAACGGCGATTATCTTTTGCTGACCTCGTCTACCCTTCTTTACAGCACCACGATGATTTATCAGACAACCGGATTCATCGCCGGTCTGCCGCCGGCCTCCGTTCCGCCGTTGTTTGCGCCGAATGCGCCAGTCGCACCGATAATCAGCATGGATTCCACCGATGTTCATTCAGGGCAGACGATCCGCGTTTCGACCAATACCATTGACAGCATGACGTTCATGATCGGGCAGCAGGTTCTGTCCAATAACGGAACCATAGCGCCCGGTATTCCAACATTCCTGGTACA from Terriglobia bacterium includes:
- a CDS encoding serine hydrolase; translated protein: MDVQAYHGVSASVHQSNVTNLSGKGYGMISLSVYGDTGDPQYAAVWVNRPMPKWAAVHGISPAVYQSWVNTWVAKGYGLSLVSVTGSSPTDAIFAAVMTEGAPAGWSAQHGLSENDFNTANATALANRKMPLSVAIYGEGGNRTYAGVWWPNPGFVKWMVNPSDPAAAYQTTFNVDTQLPGYTLNAWRPAYVAHSGDQTYCSVFRDDVVDDWFAFHGLTAAQYQTEFDNQKKAGRYPICVQGGGSGNSALYAAVFAKNDVPEARQWTAAGTAVPAQANIDAAFKTFMQANGIRAAQMAFGKNGTMEFARGYTWAEPGYRVTQPSDRFLLASCSKMFCEAAIQSLFDAKKLAPGDYAFAKIGISNPGHTTNHDSITVQHLLDHKSGYDDGVAPYFDPTYKMGQVALAIGVTRPTRMDICKYMYGQPLQHTPGATYAYSNFGYLFLATLVEKVSGTDYFTYLNSTLLAPAGITEVQVISTAASGRNSNEAIAEDPALGANVLAPNSSVPVPQVYGGDGEINEVGVGNDGMGASARALAQFAHLHAVWGNGPRSPGSARDGSTPGASTYVWSRGDGVDAGFTLNTRTWPAGANPVMVNGKVLLDSNGNPVNIVDHFKSQIDALLP
- the thrC gene encoding threonine synthase; its protein translation is MNLHAWFECFAGCGVRYRLDQIVYRCESCGGLLEVRHDVQALKQKTGSEWKQVFDSRLGRMSGVWSKKEMVLPELEGGSIVSLGEGNTPLIKSDRFAKQLGIDEIYIKQCGTSHTGSFKDLGMTVLVSMVNQIRSHVRAVACASTGDTSAALSAYCAAAGLPSIVFLPKDKVSIAQLIQPVANNALTISIDTDFDGCMKIVQEITKDRSIYLANSMNSLRVEGQKTISFEIVQQLGWNVPDFVVVPGGNLGNVSAIGSGFLLMRELGMIDRLPRLVCAQAEKANPLYRAYREGFGNLQPVTAGSTHATAIQIGNPVSFGKAVRALKATDGIVEQATEAELVNASAEVDRYGFFNDPQTGVALASTMKLVKSRMIPASSRVVVISTAHGLKFADFKTKFHQGLLPEVNPALQNLPVDVPADVNAVRAAIDGRIPA